Proteins from a genomic interval of Haemorhous mexicanus isolate bHaeMex1 chromosome Z, bHaeMex1.pri, whole genome shotgun sequence:
- the UGCG gene encoding ceramide glucosyltransferase: MAVLALASEGLAIFGLILFVVLWLMHFMSIIYTRLHLNKKATDKQPYSKLPGVSLLKPLKGVDPNLINNLETFFELDYPKYEVLLCVQDHDDPAIDVCKKLLGKYPNVDARLFIGGKKVGINPKINNLMPGYEVAKYDLIWICDSGIRVTPDTLTDMANQMTEKVGLVHGLPYVADRQGFAATLEQVYFGTSHPRSYISANLTGFKCVTGMSCLMRKDVLDQAGGLIAFAQYIAEDYFMAKAIADRGWKFAMATQVAMQNSGSYSISQFQSRMIRWAKLRINMLPATIICEPISECFVASLVIGWAAHHVFRWDIMVFFMCHCLAWFIFDYIQLKGVQGGALCFSKLDYAVAWFIRESMTIYIFLSALWDPTISWRTGRYRLRCGGTAEEIIDV, from the exons ACGCCTCCACCTCAATAAGAAAGCCACGGACAAACAGCCATATAGCAAGCTTCCTGGTGTTTCCCTTCTAAAGCCGTTAAAAGGCGTGGATCCTAACCTGATCAACAACCTAGAAACCTTCTTTGAGCTGGATTATCCTAAA TATGAAGTACTACTCTGTGTACAAGATCATGATGATCCAGCTATTGATGTGTGCAAAAAGCTCCTTGGCAAATACCCAAATGTTGATGCTAGACTGTTTATAG GTGGTAAGAAGGTTGGCATCAACCCCAAGATTAATAACTTAATGCCTGGCTATGAAGTTGCCAAATATGATCTCATATGGATTTGTGATAGTGGAATCAGAG TAACACCAGACACACTGACAGATATGGCCAATCAAATGACTGAAAAAGTGGGCTTGGTCCATGGGCTTCCCTATGTTGCAGACAGACAGGGATTTGCTGCTACCCTTGAACAG GTCTATTTTGGAACTTCACATCCAAGGTCATATATTTCAGCCAACTTAACTGGCTTTAAGTGCGTAACAGGAATGTCATGCTTGATGAGGAAGGATGTCTTGGACCAAGCTGGAGGACTGATAGCTTTTGCACAGTATATTGCAGAAGATTACTTTATGGCCAAAGCTATAGCTGACCG GGGCTGGAAATTTGCAATGGCCACGCAAGTTGCTATGCAAAACTCTGGTTCATATTCTATTTCTCAATTTCAGTCCAGAATGATCAG gtGGGCCAAATTACGAATTAATATGTTGCCTGCCACAATAATTTGTGAGCCAATCTCAGAGTGCTTTGTTGCCAGTCTAGTTATTGGATGGGCAGCCCATCATGTGTTTAGATGGGATATAATGGTATTTTTCATGTGTCACTGCTTGGCATGGTTTATATTTGACTACATTCAACTAAAAGGTGTTCAG ggtggtgctctgtgtttttcaaaACTTGATTATGCAGTAGCTTGGTTCATCAGAGAATCCATGACAATTTATATTTTCCTATCTGCTTTGTGGGACCCCACCATTAGCTGGAGGACGGGGCGCTACAGATTACGTTGTGGAGGCACTGCAGAAGAAATTATTGATGTATAG